The proteins below come from a single Kitasatospora sp. NBC_00315 genomic window:
- a CDS encoding RHS repeat-associated core domain-containing protein encodes MPTHPTTTSGFNTFGEETEELDPNGNEVIHTYDANGEETSTTDPSYTPPGSSTPITATTTQTYDALGDVITATRPDGKAGSYLFDQRGHLAQETTPDGRKSHYSYDANGEKVAVTDASGATRQATYDFLGRQLTSTTLERYPTAQTLTSTSSYAVTTGNPYGAFLSSQTSAEGRTSTSAYNRVGDVTSTTDPAGNTTSFTYDFLGNPQKTTAPDGTSTKVTYNAQGLPLSSTPYTKGPFPFPLAQTSQTYDGVGNVLSTTDARGSTSTFTYDATGMVTNEVQPVSATASITTSFGYDATGHRTRFTDGRGNFWKYTYNSWGKQESIVAPATSTYGSATDRTTTYLYDQLGQLTQVNQPGGVVNTVAYDTSGNLASQSGSGAEVATATRTFTYDPLGQVLTAQTQAAGTTGQSGYQSATSENFGYDDRGDLLTATGSAGSSSFGYGKDGLLTSRTDAAGTTSYTYDNAGRLATLADPATGNTLTYTYNTLSQPATINYGASGQNRAFTYDNRHRLATDTLTAGSSTLASLSYGYDTNGNLTSKTTTGVTGAAANTYTYDLANRLTSWNNGSTNTAYSYDASGNRIQVGSNVYTYDERDQLTSDGQHTYRYSARGTMTEDRIGGAPSVYASDAYGQQILAGQETYNLDASGRMITANNQVTGTRTFQYTGGSNQLASDGSYTYTWDPGSKLIGTNTTGGSTATARSVMTDQHDDIIGQFATGSAALTGSQTYDPLGNRTATAGVIGDLGFQSGWTDGATSKVNMGSRWYNPGNGQFLNKDTVSLNPVPTSVSANPFAYVNDNPLAGTDPTGHCSWYDVVCGVSHAAAAVSSSVSSAWDSATSYVSEAAEWAEQRAAEAYRYAAQVAAQVVQVVQRTVATVVQTVVDVGRRVYKTAKRVYRNSVRTVRRVVRAAVHTVRTAYHATVKAAKHVAHVVGHAVVHAAKATGHAVAKAAVATAQYAKHHAAAITSFVVSTAVFMGCEALTAGVGTIGCSALSGAAGSLVEQGFKCAEGGGKACSAGAFGGAALSGGIAGAVGGGLGVLGGKLLGKVGPKAMDAVGGLFGKGATEAGETAASDATATAGRKVAGEEATSTVDNAAAKGCKTGIPHSFTANTPVLMADSTTKPIGQIKTGDEITNAVPGQDGTQTHTVTDVIVTTTDHDFVDLTIAPIVTSPTATTDAEVAAQPKTAGRWTKPLLGLAAGLAALTLWAATPPQQAQAAETPPTASVVQTQITSGVETHGSALTTTYHHPFYDQTQHAFVDAQDLKPGDVLQTPDGTAAVATVRLYHADATTYDLTIGDLHTYYVQAGDTPVLVHNCGELSDGVREHVIDGVVNSKNRFAGWHLHPDQTGGAPAGRFIKGDLIENADGTASVNGTVGAVMENGQTVEKVASAGHTFFPASWDADKVMKAGAWLFENGSKKRGGTVVSGTFDGVKMTGFLEKIGAGEYTPSTFFPVGR; translated from the coding sequence GTGCCGACCCACCCGACGACGACCAGCGGCTTCAACACCTTCGGCGAGGAGACCGAGGAACTCGACCCGAACGGCAACGAGGTCATCCACACCTACGACGCCAACGGCGAGGAGACCTCCACCACCGACCCCTCCTACACCCCACCCGGCTCCAGCACCCCGATCACCGCCACCACCACACAGACCTACGACGCCCTCGGCGACGTCATCACCGCCACCCGCCCCGACGGCAAAGCCGGCAGTTACCTCTTCGACCAGCGCGGGCACCTGGCCCAGGAAACAACACCGGACGGCAGGAAGAGCCACTACAGCTACGACGCGAACGGCGAGAAGGTCGCCGTCACCGACGCCTCCGGTGCCACCCGCCAGGCCACCTACGACTTCCTCGGCCGGCAGCTCACCTCCACCACCCTGGAGCGGTACCCCACCGCGCAGACCCTCACCAGCACCTCCTCGTACGCGGTCACCACCGGAAACCCCTACGGCGCCTTCCTCTCCTCCCAGACCTCCGCCGAGGGACGCACCAGCACCTCCGCCTACAACCGCGTCGGGGACGTCACCTCCACCACCGACCCGGCCGGCAACACCACCAGCTTCACCTACGACTTCCTGGGCAACCCTCAGAAGACCACCGCCCCTGACGGCACCTCGACCAAGGTCACCTACAACGCGCAGGGCCTGCCTCTGTCCAGCACGCCCTACACCAAGGGACCCTTCCCCTTTCCCCTGGCCCAGACGTCACAGACATACGACGGCGTCGGCAACGTGCTCTCGACCACCGACGCGCGCGGCAGCACCTCCACCTTCACCTACGACGCCACCGGCATGGTGACCAACGAGGTCCAACCCGTCTCGGCGACCGCCTCCATCACCACCTCCTTCGGCTACGACGCCACCGGGCATCGCACCCGCTTCACCGACGGCCGCGGCAACTTCTGGAAGTACACCTACAACTCCTGGGGCAAGCAGGAGAGCATCGTCGCCCCGGCCACCAGCACCTACGGCTCTGCCACCGACCGCACCACGACCTACCTCTACGACCAGCTCGGGCAGCTCACCCAGGTGAACCAGCCCGGCGGCGTCGTGAACACCGTGGCGTACGACACGTCGGGCAACCTCGCCTCACAGTCGGGCAGCGGGGCCGAGGTCGCCACCGCCACCCGCACCTTCACCTACGACCCGCTCGGCCAGGTCCTCACCGCCCAGACCCAGGCGGCAGGCACCACCGGCCAGAGCGGCTACCAGAGCGCGACCAGCGAAAACTTCGGCTACGACGACCGCGGCGACCTCCTCACCGCCACCGGATCCGCCGGATCCAGCTCCTTCGGCTACGGCAAGGACGGCCTGCTCACCTCCCGCACCGACGCCGCCGGCACCACCTCCTACACCTACGACAACGCCGGCCGCCTCGCCACCCTCGCCGATCCCGCCACCGGCAACACCCTCACCTACACCTACAACACGCTCTCCCAGCCCGCCACGATCAACTACGGCGCGAGCGGGCAGAACAGAGCCTTCACCTACGACAACCGACACCGCCTGGCAACCGACACACTCACCGCCGGCTCCTCCACCCTCGCATCACTCAGCTACGGCTACGACACCAACGGCAACCTCACCTCCAAGACCACCACCGGCGTCACCGGAGCGGCCGCCAACACCTACACCTACGACCTCGCCAACCGCCTCACCTCGTGGAACAACGGGAGCACCAACACCGCGTACTCCTACGACGCGTCCGGCAACCGCATCCAGGTCGGCTCCAACGTCTACACCTACGACGAACGCGACCAGCTGACCTCCGACGGCCAGCACACCTACCGCTACTCCGCCCGCGGCACCATGACCGAGGACCGCATCGGCGGCGCGCCGTCCGTCTACGCCTCCGACGCCTACGGCCAGCAGATCCTCGCCGGCCAGGAAACGTACAACCTCGACGCCTCCGGCCGGATGATCACCGCGAACAACCAGGTCACCGGAACCCGCACCTTCCAGTACACCGGTGGCTCCAACCAGCTCGCCTCCGACGGCTCCTACACCTACACCTGGGATCCCGGCTCCAAACTGATCGGCACCAACACCACCGGCGGCTCCACCGCCACCGCCCGCTCCGTGATGACCGACCAGCACGACGACATCATCGGCCAGTTCGCCACCGGCTCCGCCGCCCTCACCGGCTCCCAGACCTACGACCCGCTCGGCAACCGCACCGCGACCGCCGGAGTGATCGGAGACCTCGGCTTCCAGTCCGGCTGGACCGACGGGGCCACCAGCAAGGTCAACATGGGCTCCCGCTGGTACAACCCCGGCAACGGACAGTTCCTCAACAAGGACACCGTCTCCCTCAACCCCGTCCCCACCTCCGTCTCCGCCAACCCCTTCGCCTACGTCAACGACAACCCCCTGGCAGGAACCGACCCCACCGGCCACTGCTCCTGGTACGACGTGGTCTGCGGCGTCTCGCACGCGGCCGCCGCCGTCTCCTCCTCCGTCTCCTCCGCCTGGGACAGCGCCACCTCCTACGTCAGCGAAGCCGCGGAGTGGGCCGAACAGCGCGCCGCCGAGGCCTACCGCTACGCCGCCCAGGTCGCCGCCCAGGTCGTCCAGGTCGTGCAACGCACCGTCGCCACCGTCGTCCAGACAGTCGTCGACGTCGGACGGCGCGTCTACAAGACGGCCAAACGCGTATACCGCAACTCCGTACGCACAGTCAGGCGCGTGGTCCGCGCCGCAGTCCACACCGTCCGCACGGCGTACCACGCAACGGTAAAGGCGGCGAAACACGTCGCGCATGTGGTCGGTCACGCAGTGGTGCACGCCGCGAAGGCCACCGGCCACGCGGTCGCCAAGGCCGCCGTCGCCACCGCCCAGTACGCCAAGCACCACGCTGCCGCGATCACGTCCTTCGTCGTCTCCACCGCCGTATTCATGGGCTGCGAGGCGCTGACGGCGGGCGTCGGGACGATCGGCTGCTCGGCACTCTCGGGCGCCGCCGGATCGCTGGTCGAGCAGGGCTTCAAGTGCGCGGAGGGCGGCGGCAAAGCCTGCTCCGCCGGTGCGTTCGGGGGAGCCGCCCTCTCCGGCGGCATCGCCGGCGCGGTCGGCGGCGGCCTCGGCGTCCTCGGCGGAAAGCTCCTCGGCAAGGTCGGCCCCAAGGCCATGGACGCCGTCGGCGGCCTCTTCGGCAAGGGCGCCACCGAGGCCGGCGAAACTGCCGCCTCCGACGCCACCGCCACTGCCGGCCGCAAGGTCGCGGGCGAGGAAGCCACCAGTACGGTCGACAACGCCGCCGCCAAGGGCTGCAAAACCGGGATACCGCACAGCTTCACCGCCAACACACCCGTCCTGATGGCCGACAGCACCACCAAGCCCATCGGCCAGATCAAGACCGGCGACGAGATCACCAACGCCGTCCCCGGCCAGGACGGCACCCAGACCCACACCGTCACCGACGTCATCGTCACCACCACCGACCACGACTTCGTCGACCTCACCATCGCCCCCATCGTTACCAGCCCGACCGCCACTACCGATGCCGAGGTCGCCGCGCAGCCCAAGACCGCCGGCCGCTGGACCAAGCCCCTCCTCGGCCTGGCGGCAGGTCTGGCAGCCCTCACCCTCTGGGCTGCCACCCCACCCCAGCAGGCCCAGGCAGCAGAAACGCCCCCAACCGCCTCTGTTGTCCAGACCCAGATCACATCAGGTGTCGAGACCCACGGCTCGGCCCTCACCACCACCTACCACCACCCCTTCTACGACCAGACCCAGCACGCCTTCGTCGACGCCCAGGACCTCAAGCCCGGCGATGTCCTCCAGACCCCTGACGGCACCGCCGCCGTTGCCACTGTGCGGCTGTACCACGCCGATGCCACGACTTATGACCTCACCATCGGCGACCTCCACACCTACTATGTCCAGGCGGGGGATACACCGGTCCTCGTCCACAACTGTGGCGAGTTGTCAGACGGCGTCCGAGAGCATGTGATCGACGGGGTCGTCAACTCGAAAAACAGATTTGCTGGGTGGCACCTACACCCAGATCAGACTGGCGGTGCCCCCGCAGGGAGATTCATCAAGGGTGACCTGATCGAAAATGCGGATGGCACGGCCTCTGTCAACGGAACAGTGGGTGCTGTTATGGAGAACGGGCAGACCGTCGAGAAGGTTGCGAGTGCTGGTCACACATTCTTCCCCGCAAGCTGGGACGCCGACAAGGTAATGAAGGCGGGCGCCTGGCTGTTTGAGAACGGCTCGAAGAAGCGCGGTGGAACCGTCGTGAGCGGGACATTTGACGGAGTGAAGATGACCGGCTTTCTTGAAAAGATCGGCGCGGGTGAATACACCCCATCCACTTTCTTCCCCGTCGGCAGATAG
- a CDS encoding alpha/beta fold hydrolase: MTEFVAFEGGHIACDVVGEGPLVVLSHGMGTWRQDFRHLVPLLVGAGYRVVNADMRGHGESSTGWASVTGKRAISRADVAGDLLGVIRYFGGPATIVGHSMSGGAATIAAALAPELVTAIVEINPFTRVSKVDVGALLTVRRYRRGGFRLIGTQLLKSRGMWRSYLDVAYPGKPDDYGRQIDDLMTALRRPGRWEEFMKTGRTTPADAEARLAEVECPALVIMGAQDPDFPDPVAEGEAIVAAMPAGLGRVAVIEDGGHYPHAQSSGRVAELVIGFLREHAGDAGGRTG; encoded by the coding sequence GTGACGGAGTTCGTGGCATTCGAGGGCGGGCACATCGCCTGCGACGTGGTCGGCGAGGGCCCGCTGGTGGTGCTTTCGCACGGCATGGGGACATGGCGCCAGGACTTCCGGCATCTGGTGCCCTTGCTGGTCGGCGCGGGGTACCGGGTGGTGAACGCGGACATGCGGGGGCACGGGGAGTCCAGTACCGGCTGGGCTTCGGTGACGGGGAAGCGTGCCATCAGCCGGGCCGACGTCGCCGGTGATCTGCTCGGGGTCATCCGGTACTTCGGCGGGCCCGCGACGATCGTCGGGCACTCCATGTCCGGCGGCGCCGCCACCATCGCCGCGGCTCTGGCCCCGGAACTGGTGACCGCGATCGTGGAGATCAACCCGTTCACCAGGGTCTCGAAGGTGGATGTGGGAGCGCTGCTCACCGTCCGGCGCTACCGCCGGGGCGGCTTTCGGCTGATCGGGACACAGCTGCTGAAGTCCCGTGGAATGTGGCGTAGTTACCTCGATGTCGCGTATCCCGGCAAGCCCGACGACTACGGACGGCAGATCGACGACCTCATGACGGCACTGCGGCGGCCCGGGCGGTGGGAGGAGTTCATGAAGACCGGCCGGACCACTCCGGCCGACGCCGAGGCGCGGTTGGCGGAGGTGGAGTGCCCGGCTCTGGTGATCATGGGCGCCCAGGACCCGGACTTCCCCGACCCGGTGGCTGAGGGCGAGGCGATCGTCGCGGCCATGCCCGCGGGGCTGGGGCGGGTCGCCGTGATCGAGGACGGCGGGCACTACCCGCACGCGCAGTCCAGCGGCAGGGTCGCCGAACTGGTCATCGGCTTCCTGCGGGAGCACGCCGGCGACGCCGGCGGGCGCACCGGGTGA
- a CDS encoding GlxA family transcriptional regulator: MVSPRTVVFVVYDGIQLTELAGPMDVFNAANTVLGSTAYRLVTAAPRAGAVTADGGLRIHVEHSLREAALGEPDIDTMIVIGGFGAFDLPTSQEVVRELPVLAGVSQRVAAVCSGSMLLAAAGLLDGYRATTHWGATRQLAERYPRVRVEPDRIYVHDRNRWTSAGVTASIDLALALVEYDHGAELAQSIARRFVVFTRRPGGQTQFSAQLRAQNARTPAIRSVQDWLPDHLDQDLSVAALACRAGMSERNFARAFRAETGSTPADLVESLRLEAACRLLETTVLTIGAIARTVGYRHGETLHRVFSRRLATTPDRYRRNFPMSAHHVAVE; the protein is encoded by the coding sequence ATGGTCTCACCCCGCACCGTCGTTTTCGTGGTGTACGACGGTATTCAGCTGACTGAACTGGCCGGTCCGATGGACGTCTTCAACGCGGCGAACACCGTGTTGGGAAGCACGGCCTACCGGCTGGTGACGGCAGCTCCGCGGGCGGGGGCAGTCACCGCCGACGGCGGGTTGAGGATCCACGTCGAGCACTCGCTTCGGGAAGCCGCCCTCGGCGAACCGGACATCGACACGATGATCGTGATCGGCGGCTTCGGGGCCTTCGACCTGCCGACGTCGCAGGAGGTGGTCCGGGAGCTCCCTGTGCTCGCCGGGGTTTCGCAGCGCGTCGCCGCGGTGTGCTCCGGCTCGATGCTGCTGGCCGCGGCCGGGCTGCTCGACGGGTACCGCGCGACGACGCACTGGGGTGCGACCCGGCAGCTTGCCGAGCGCTACCCGCGGGTGCGGGTCGAACCGGACCGGATCTACGTGCACGACCGCAATCGGTGGACCTCGGCAGGAGTGACCGCCAGCATCGATCTCGCGCTGGCCCTCGTCGAGTACGACCATGGAGCCGAACTGGCGCAGTCCATCGCCCGCAGGTTCGTCGTCTTCACCCGAAGGCCCGGCGGCCAGACCCAGTTCAGCGCCCAGCTGCGCGCCCAGAACGCACGGACCCCGGCCATCCGGTCCGTCCAGGACTGGCTGCCCGACCACCTCGACCAGGACCTGAGCGTGGCTGCCCTGGCGTGCCGGGCGGGAATGAGCGAGCGGAACTTCGCCCGCGCCTTCCGAGCCGAAACCGGCAGCACCCCGGCAGACCTCGTCGAGAGCCTCCGCCTCGAAGCGGCCTGCCGCCTACTCGAGACGACAGTCCTGACCATCGGCGCCATCGCCAGGACGGTCGGGTACAGACACGGCGAGACCCTCCACCGCGTCTTCTCCCGCCGTCTGGCCACCACCCCGGACCGCTACCGCCGGAACTTCCCGATGTCCGCGCACCATGTGGCGGTCGAGTGA